The following is a genomic window from Thunnus maccoyii chromosome 13, fThuMac1.1, whole genome shotgun sequence.
tcagataaaaagaaaattatatatatatatatttatatatatatatatataaaatatgtatatatatacacacacttgtacaaaaagaaagaaaaaaaatccctgcaGTATTCCTcgtgtttaaactgttttttactGAGGTTTGAAAAGGGGCGACGTGTCAGTGACTCCAGCCCATGAGGTGGCTGACACGGGCTTTCTCAGTCATACGGCGTACCCGTCCTGAGCGGGACATGCCCAGGTTGAGGGGGTCATCCTTCGACCCATGGCCATCATCCTCCGAGTCGTCCCTGTAAAGAACTGTCCTGCGGCCCTGGTTGCGTGTATTGACCCGCCGAGACTTGCACTGGTTGCTTCTCGGActgttagctgctgctgttgctgctgctgctgtcgccGCAGCCCCTCTCTGCACCTCATCAGagttgtcatcatcatcatcatcctcatcgtcctcctcctcttcttcttcttcaggttcctcttcctcctcaggttcttcctcctcttcctcttcgtcctcctcctcGTTCTCTTCCTCGTCCTTTTCAGGTCTTACGTCCAccttttgttgctgctgctgctgctcttcttcttcttcctcctcctcctcttcttcttcatcctcttcctcctcctcttcatcttcctcctcttcatcttcctcctcctcctcctcctcctcctctaccggCAGCTGCACTCGTGCTTTTTTAGGTCTCTGTGGgacttcctctcctcctttgtgtttccttttccCTGAGGCTGCCACCTTACCCTTAGCCGAGAGGCGCACTGACAGGCAGGGGGCTTTGCTGTAGTCGTGATCTCCCCCCTCCACATACTTCTCCATCTCAGAATCTGAGCCGTTCTCGCTGTCGGACGATGACGAGGAAGACGAGGACGACGACGAGGTGGAGGACGACTCTGACGAGGAGCTGGTGGATCCCGACGCCCCCTCGTCCTCGTCGGACTTCAGCGCTTCTCGCCCGTGACGCTGCCTGGAGCCGTTACTCAGATGCGAGCTGCGCTGGTGCCCTGATGCAACACAAGAGGAAGACTGATTCATGTCTGCATCATAACTGTTAATGTCACATTACATTGAAAGATATTAATAAATTTAAGTTTGAATATATGGTTTCTAATACCTGACTTCTTCACTGGAGTTGATTGGCTGCGGGTCACCCGTTGCGGCCCCTGGTTTCTGCTCTCGCTGCTCGTCCCTGAACTTGGGGAAGAAGGCTGCatgtcctcttcctctgctacactgctgctgtgttgagCTGAAGCAATAACACAGTGTTAATTACCGATCAGGGCTGTAATCAAATTACTTTTCACAGTCAGCAGTGTAatgcattatgtttttttcagtaattacaTGAACAATTCCTGGTTCGCTGAAAATTGTGTTACCGCCTTATGCATATAAATACTAAATGCTACAACATGCTAAATTAAAACTTGTGTCAATCATTTTGCCTTGGCTCATTTCTTCAGGAAACTAACAAAGCTTTGAGAAGTGGTTCAGTATTTTCTGTGTAAGTCATGTTAAGATAAGACTATAACCATAAAATGTGAGTTGGTTATTTTTCCACAGCAGAAATCCTCTTAAAGTTTGTCTTAGAGACAACAGTGAGAATAACTCAACCCTGCTAAAAAGGCTACTACAGGTAAATTCAGCTTTTCACCTGCTGTGCAGCAATAACACAGAGAGGCTTCCAACCTCTTCAGTAGATCCACTGTCTCTCAGTGAGATTACTACTTATTTTCCCAACTCTGCTACCAACACAATTTACAGCAAGATCCTGTACGACATGAGCCAGAATAGAGCAGTCATACCTTGATATGATCTCTGAGAACGATTCTTCTTTGTGGTCTGGGATTTTTTAGACTTTGATACCTTCCCTGACTTGTGCTTCCCTTTAGGGCTGGATATacggaaaagagagaaaagaagagagtcATGAATTGCATTTTATAACTGCAGCTTGCCAGAGTGTCCGCAGCTTTCAGCAGCTTAAATTTATGGTTTTGTAATACTTTTAAGGCCAGTTTTGAAATAAGAGACTCTAATGAAAGTTCTGTAACCATTAGAATATCGTTTCAATGACCagactgaaagagaaaacacCAATAAAGCCCATTTTTAAGATTTAGTGTAAAACGGGCCTCGAGTTTAATGCATCCCATTTGAGATGTTTTCAGGAGCTGCAGATACACCGCGTGcactggaataaaaaaaaatgatttgataaAGTGGCGTGATGAGTGACAGGTTTGTGAATGAGGCTCGGTACCTCGGGGATGGACTAATAGGCGGGGAGCTGCCTCCGTTGTGCAATCTATTCCTGTAACTGAGCCTCTGACGAACCCGCCGTTCGTTCTGAAGGGCAGACTTGAAGTCAGAGATGATGgagatgatgtgtttttcaaagaaCGCCGACAAGCTGAGGGTCATGGTGTAGATCTGAACATAAAACAAGAAAGTTCAGTATGTCTGTTGGTCTTAACTCAGCCGTAATAACAGTACTCGCTCAACCTGATGACTGCTGCTTCACCTGTGATTTCTTGTTTGGTGTGTATGCTTTAGAGTTGCTGAAAATGAGGCGGATGTCTTTGGCAAACTCCATCGGATTCTCATAATTTCCCACAACCAGCGCTTCTGACACTGTACCCAGATCCATGGGAGTGTCAATGATGTCTCGATAgtcctgagaaaaaaacaaacaaaaaaaaacaagacagagagtAGAGATGTTCATTTGATCGCTGCCTTTTAGTCTACACCTGTTATTTCATGTTGTatgaagtgttttctgttgttttaccGGATACTCAAAGAGATCCACAGGCTGTCTGAATGGTTCTGAATCAGGGGAGACCATCATTCGACGCAGCAGCTCTCGACATTGACTTCGCCACGCTTTCACATCTAACGAAACACCACGCTTTGCTCCctggaagagagaaagagcgcTCTAATACACAGCTGAAACTCACTGAGACCGGAGCTACTGCAGATGTTTAAGTTTCCTGACTCCTTTCATACTTTAAGATGAATTGTTGTGGTACACTAGACACTGGAGCCTCTTACCCCATGTCCTGTAGATGTCCCTGGGGTGTCAGAGTCCACATCCAACTCAGCGCCCTGCAGAggaacacaacaaaaacatctgaagaaaaagcagtgacacaaaaaacaagcaagcaaaaaaaaaaaccccacttgAACTACAACATCAAACATATACTCTACACAACCCAACAGCCTTACCTCATCTTCTCCGCTGCTGATCTCACACTTCAGTTTGTGATACAGATCCAGGATGTCTGTGCAGCTCTGATCCCTGAGCGAGACAGAGCACCAAGGAATCAGACATGCAGTCCATCATTCTAGTGTTTTTTATTAGAAGTATTAACATAAGGAGTATAACATGAACTTGTAACTCAGTGGAGTCTTACCCGATGTAGTGGAGGAGAACGTCAGTCACCACTTTGGCGGATGCTACAATAGGGCTCTGGGGCTCGTTAAAAGTGCGGGCATTGTGTTCAATGTAGCGCACTTCCCACATTAATGCAGAGATCCGCCTGCGGCAGAGAAGAACATCGGCACTTGAGGCTCAACACTTTGGTATCAAGACTCTGTATTTgtggtgggggaaaaaaaaagtttctgtttgGGTTACGTGTGCTGCTCTACCTGTAGAAGCGGTTCTCCAGTCGTTTGCGGATAGTGCTGAGGTCAGTGGGGTAAGCCACGGCAGTGCAGTACAGAGGGTAGTCCCGTAGATTTACAGGTAAAGCAAATGCCTTGGCTACATCTGTGgataaacagaaaagaagatCAAACCTGGAAGAGATGAACATGGTCAGAGTTTTCCCTGTAGCAAAGAAACGGTTATCAACCGTTTGGTGGCCTACCCAGTGTAAGAAGCTGATCGATGCCTTGGATGACTCTCTCACAGTCTTCGTCCCGTGTGTGAGCCCCCCATTCTCCTTCCTGAGGCGTGTAGAGCAGAGCCTTTAACTCCTCCTCCGCCACCTCCACCCCATCACCAACCTGTTCTGGCAACGCAGCTGATGACACAACAAAAGTCAGCAAATGACAGAAACTTGAAGCAGTATTTAGTTGATTGACTGCTCAAACACATATAAAAGCTACTATGAATTATGAATTAGCTGCATAGTCCTGATATAATACTTTGTATGCAGCTAGAGGTTACATTTTCTAAAGGAAAACTCTCTTTCTAGTCTCTTTAAATTCAAGCATAAGGATGtaatgaaatataaacatatctgtgttttgttcttgtttaaGTGAAAAATCACCATATTGCTACTGAATTTAAAGGGAGAATAAATCTGCAATGAGCACATGAAAATGCCAGTATTGTGAAAATGAAGACTTTTATGAGACTGACATGCCTGTTCCAGTTTAAATATAAATAGACTATTTGGCTgtcaaaattgaaaaaatgcTAATTGAAAAGAAGCAGCGAGTGGTTTCACATCCTAAGATATAGTCATAAAGTCTTTTGTGATAAGGAAGGAAACCAACTGTTAACTATTCAAGAATATATGAGTGAGCGCCAGTATGAACAGGTCGAAGCCTCTcgatgataaaataataaacccTTTTGTCCTGAAAACAAGTGGTTATCCTTTTTGAAAAGTAAATGAGATATTGTTTCTTGCCTCTGCAATATGTAAATTTCTGCGTATTTTCAACCTATGCTCTCACCCACAGAGCTTTGGACTGAATGCTAGAGCTGGTTAATGAGTGAAGCTATTTTACTGGTCGGCTATAAAATCATTATTCTGTACGTGAAGTTCTTTtagatgacaaagaaaaaaaacataagctGATAAATGCGTCTGGTTTTGGCAACATTGAGAAATCTTTTGTTGAgacaaaatcaatttttttttcttaggaaTGACAATAGGGAGTTACAGCTTTTAATAAAATCCCTGGAattcataaaaaagaaatagtGTGTGGATGCTGAATTGATGAGCAAAAATcaaactattatttatttatatatatatatatatacacgaTTTATTTCTTACTTCCCCTGTCTTTTGTTGAGGTACAGTTGATTTTAATGAATAAACTGCTCTATACTGACAGTTAACTGTAAgattttgcaatattttgatGTACGCTTGCATTGTTTACTTGAAATTTTGATTCTTTCTCTCAGCATGTCTTTTCTGAGCAGCCTCTCTCCTTTACCTCATGGTGATTTCTAAAGAGGTCATGACAGTGAATAGGAAGGAAAATGTTGCCCTGATAATGAATTCACAACCACTGTGAACCACTtgttcacacatacaaataaaatgtacttcaattttatttcaaaacaaatttaatGAGAGGAAATTTATCAGCCATCTTTGGAGTAAAATTCAATGACATTTATACATTGTTCTGTCTAATTTGAAAGGAAAGAGTAAATTATAGTGTTGTAAGTTAATCTACAGTGTTTATGGTGTATAATGGTCTGTAATCTAACACACCATCGTATTAAAAAATGAACTGCGCAGGTTTATTACCAATGTGGAATTCTCATATTACTACTACTGACCTTCCTCAGGAATAGGCTCCATGTCCCAGGGACTCATTTTCTCCCGCTCACCATTATCCCACCTGATGAAAAAAGAACATTCATTAGTTAATCAGCCTCACAGTGTGAGAGATTATTATCacttaatttgatttaatttaatgaaaagtGACACTGGGTCAGCAAAGAAGAACATGATATTAACAGGAAGTGCCGTTTGTGTACTCCACAAACATTGCAGAGACACAGAAACTTACTTCACTGCATAGCACTGAAACAGGCTATCTGGATACTCTGGCTGCAGAGGCTCCTGGTCCTCCACAGAGCCAAACCACCAGGCGTCATCAATAATGCTGCGGAACCTCATACCTGAGGAGAGAAAAGTGAAGAAAGGATCAGACGTAAGTGAAGGACAGGATATTGTccacaacaataaacaaaagcTGAGGGATAGACTTACCTGGCTGCCAGTTGTGCTCTTTAGCCTCATTATAAAACTGCTGTAGGACCAGAAAATCTATGACATCAGGCATGTCATGGTACCTTAGGagtgtgggggaaaaaaagttgtcaaataCATGTGCTTAAATTAACTGATCATCTATCATCTAGTATACACTGTATGTAAATACTCACTTTAAGGAGAAAGACTCATTGGTCATCTTCCCTGAGACTGGGTCCAAGAAAGCCAGTTTTAGGCAGCACAGGGTGGGAGGTCCCACTTCATACTTAATTCCCACAACCTTCACAGATTCCTGATCCTGAAGGGGCAGAAGAAAGGTCACAAAAGATAAGACTCGAGATGAATGAAgcttttcaaaaagaaaaatgaaaacaagggAAAGCTACAGCTACACACGGAGTTACATCCTCAACACAGCGAATACAATCTGTTGTTGTAGCTCGTTTGAGACGAAGTCCCGTTAGTGGCGATCAGTGGCGACATTCTGCACGCTGATGTTAAATTCAGATTCATGATTCTTTCTGCAGATGCCAGATTCTTGGCGTTCTCCACAAGTTTCACCAcaagttgttttcatttgtagCAACACCCACAACAGCTTTATGGGAGACGCTAGAACCAGCAGACCTAGTGCCAACTATCATGCCATGATAAAAGTCACACAGTCAGCCCATTCCAATGCTGTAGATGCCAAAGAGCTGACTAACCGACACTACCATCCATAGATCCATGCcactagtgtggctaaaaactAACTGATGTTAGAGGCACTGCCTGGTCTATCTTACATACTGCTGTAACATGCCGTCATATGATTTGTTGGAATATATACTTTGTGTGAAGGCAGCGGTTAACCTGATAAACCTGCAACTCAATAACAATGAGCCTCACCCTGAGGTTGAGTCTGTTCCAAGGCTGTTTCTGAGGGTTGATGCTGTAAGCTTTGGCCCTGCGGACAGCCCGGACGTATGCCTGATGGCCCTGTTTGAAGTAGAtgagctggaggaggaaaagacGGGACAGTCAAGATCAAAATGTAACGACACAATTAACGGCAACTCCCCCAAATAAAAGATATACTGACTAGCCAAAAGACATCATGAAGACAATAGGTTGCTTACCTCATCTCCCATTTGTGGAACAAAAGGAGAGCGGTGTGGGATGGTCTCCATTATCCATGATGGTGGTAACCATTCCTCCGCATCAAGTCCAGCCAGAGAGGATGTGGGTTTCTGAGTATAGAGCACAATGTTTAAGTACAGAATTTCTTTGCATCAAAACCAGTGTTTTCCACTGTGAAGACAGGATCTGCAGGTGATGTTAGCCCACCTGTTTGGTCTCCTTGggcttctttctcttctcattTTCCCTCTTCTTGGCCTCGTTTGCCTtgtcctctccttcttcctcctcagagCTGCTATAATCTGGGGGCTTTACGGGCCTCCTGGTTGGTCGCTTCGGTGGCTGGAGGTTGATCCCAGCATCGGCTGTCCAATCCGAATATTCACTGGAAGAGTCACTGGAGGAGAGTGACAGACGAGGTGTTGTTAGATGGGTATATATACTGGAACTGCATCTTCAAAACACCACTCAGCCAAAGATACGTACGTACCTGGAGCTGCTCTCACTCTGCCACTGAGCTTCACCGTCAGACGAAGCATCGCTGGGCTCCGCTTGCTCTGCTGCCTGTCAGCACACCAAAAATCACCTTTATCATTATGAATGATAGATAACAGACTGTTTATTTCATGAGTCGCTCTGGTTTGGTGGcattgcacacatgcacaacacgTGTCATGCTTGGATGCAAAGTGTAGAGAGACGGGACATACATCTCTATCGCTGTCCGAGTCTATCTGGCTGTCAGAGTTGCGTCGGTTGCCGGGATTTCGACTCCTGTTCCTGGGACGGCGGACTTGAGCTGAGCGGGTCTGATAGGCGTGACgctgctgctttttctttgctGGCCGCAGGGAGCGCAGGCGTGAAGTCAGCAGGTCAGTCTATAAAGCGCAGACGGAGGGAGGAAAATGAGCAGAGCAGGAATTGGCATAGACGGTATTTGTGATATTTGAGAACAACTGTGAAGTAAAGAATAGTGTGTAGACGGCACGAACCTTGGGTGTGCAGTTCACTggtttcttcctcctctcgGCATTGTACAGAGAACATTCCATGTCGCCTTTGGCTTGTCTGCACTCCTCCATAACTCTAATGAATCAGTAATCATTTCCATCATGAAATGTGCACAATTActacaaaaagtgaaaaaaaaaagttttctctgATGACATTCCCTCCATCCGCCTCACCTGAATGTCCCTTGTGGCACTTCATTAACCACCACTCTGCGGCTCCAGGCCAGCAGGTCCCTCTCAGTGGCCACCTGACTACGCAGGGCGTTATGCTGCATCTGCCACACCCCATCCACCTGCCCACTCCTGCGGGTTTCGACAGTCGGAGAGGATGCCACCACCTCTTCTGCATCaccagctaaaaaaaaagaaatcatagAAGAAATGAATTTGCTATGACCTAGTATGTGACGTTAAGTAATATAGAAACttgacaaatatgaaatatggcTTTAGGAAACAATTTAACAACTCCTATTATCAAAAATACAGTATCCACACAATTCTCATGGTCATAGTTTCATAAATATCTCAGAATTTTACAGCCATAATTTAAGGCACACAAGACAAactaaaaatatgttaaattgtATATCACTGTAGAAACTGgaactggaaaacaaaatgctTACAGTCTTTGCTTACATAATCTAGTCACCACAGATTCCTCTCAAATCCACCAAGAGCTGTTATTTGTCCAACAATAGATTTAACTCCAATTAGCTggtttgaaaagtaaaacataccctcttcctcctcagcctcctgtTCTGTGTTCTGACGCTCATCCTGCTCgttctgcagctgtctgatgaGACTGTCCAACagactttctctgttttctgctgtttgctggCCAAGTACCTGCTCAACCAACTCTCCTTCACCTAAGCAACAAAGAAGATGATCTTGGGTCAAACAAAATCTTGAAGCGTCGGTTATATTTCCGAGATTAAAACTATGCAAGCGTTCTGAATGATGTGAGTAATGAGCGAGCGGGTTTTACTGTTTGCCATGTATCCTAGCTGAGGTATTAGCTGATCCTCCTTGCAGTTCTCTCTTCCTGGCACCAGGCGCTGGTAGTGAGAAGGGTGGGGATTCCCATCAACATCCACCAGGAAGGGTGGAGGCATGAGGTGTGGGGCCTGCTGTGTCTGCTCATCCAGGACGTAGTTGTTAGAGTCACGAATAAGAGGTCGGTAGTCCGTGTGGAAAAACATCTGGTCAGGAATCTGGAGGGGATGAAGAGTACATTTGTGTTAACAGTGAAACAAAGACAGTTAAAGCTGCTGCTGGATACTTGGGGTTTAAATTCAAGTCTTAGGATTTAAGAACAATGTGTTTAACTACAAATCCACCATGCAGTCTAATTATATTgattcttctttaaaaaataaatggagtGAATGTTAAAGGCAGCGGTGCCggattcatttcagaagtgcgtgtgtgtgttagcgcGTGTATATGTGTGGCGGTAGATAGACCGAAGACTCTCACTAAACTTTTGCTCAGTAACTATAGCTTGCTTGCACCACATTAGGTACAAGCTTTTTTGTTCAATTACCCAAAACTATGAGTTTTCAGGACAGTAACACTTCAAATGATCAACATGCCACATGgttgtgaaaatgtcattcatAGTCTAAAATAGCCTAAATAAACTTTGGGAGCACCTTGATTGGCTTTACTCAAAAAGGAAATGCTGTGGACCTGTCATTTCAATGCGATATCATGAATTAACATATTCACATGAACAAGTACCAATTGACGTGAACTTTCAAAACGTGTGTGTTGACTGGCTGGTTTCACCTATGGGCGCTAATTGTGTCTAATTAAGAAACAGTCATTTCACTTAGAATTAAAGTTGCAGCAGCATGTCAGCTGGTCCTCATTGCCTGCTTTATTTTACCTAATGTCTTAGCGTGGACGAGAATGATTGAAACGTCTTTTTACCGTAAGTGATGCAATATAGGGGCATTTATGGGGATGCAGTGATTCGCGACTTAAAAAGAATGTGGGAGGAGGGTAAAGTGGGAGGGCCAATAGCCCCTTATACCTCCTACTTCTGGCACCCTTGGTTAAGGgtaaatatgtgaaaacaaacagttaCCTTCTCATATGGTCTGCTGCAGCCGAAGCCAAATATGAGCAAATGGCCATGAGAATCAGTGCAGGCAAAATGCTGCCCATCAGCTGAGAACTTGCAGTCATAAATAGCACCGTGGCCTTGTCCTTCAAtctggaaacaaacattttcatatggactcaatgaaaaacaaaaacagtactTGTGATTTTTTAATAATTCTCATTGTCGATCAATTACCATGTTGAAGAAGTTGCGGATCTTAGCTCCCTTGGTCAGGTCCCAGATGTAAATGTTGCCATCATGACCGGCAGATAGCATGATGCGGGAGTCAAACGGGTGAGCCTCCAGCACAAACACCTCATCGTCATGACCCTtgaacacaaagagaaacattCAGAGTGGTTTGAGACACAGTTTGTCAAAAAACAGAGTTTAAtgagttgatttttttcatcttgagGGAGCAGCACTCACAGATAAAACATGCAGCAGCTGTCCAGTAGTTGTGTTCCACACTTTGAGCAGGAAGTTTGACACCgctgtgatgatggtgtgatcTGCACGGTCCCAGGCCACCATGGTCACCACCAGCTTGGTTTTATCATCTCCATTGGCAACAGAACTCCTGGAGGGGAAACATCCCATCAGACACAAGCACACTAGGCAATTTACGGAGACAGAAATGGCAACAGGAAACAACAGGAACTAATAGTGTTTACTCTCTTACCCAGGCAGCCTGGCAGCCATGTCTAAAGAGATGCTCTTCCACTCTTGTTGCTGGTAATGCCAGATCCTGGCTGTGCCGTCACGACTGCCGCTCACAAACCTTAggctgaacacacaaacataaacaactgTCAGAGGCTCCAaaaccacacaaaaaaagtCTAGTAGAtctgagcacacacactcacctgtcGCTGTTATTGCTAAACTGGACTACT
Proteins encoded in this region:
- the brwd3 gene encoding bromodomain and WD repeat-containing protein 3, with product MAREGCSQIEAELYYLIARFLQSGPCKKAAQILIEELEQYELVPQRWSWDGEKYKRTFHDWVILNQHIPADYLLRICQRIGPLIEKEIPPSVPGVQTLLGLGRQSLLRTTKSCSHKVCSGSAVAALHRGRPPEPPVSNGNTPNVVSIMGARQATGTARFGQALPSSSYQHMKIHKRILGHLSSVYCVAFDRTGRRIFTGSDDCLVKIWATDDGRLLSTLRGHSAEICDMAVNHENTLIASASCDKVIRVWCLRTCAPITVLQAHAASITSIQFCPAVKGTTRYLASTGADGMVCFWKWHSLSMKFNDQPVKFVERSRPGVQVSTSSFSSGGMFMATGGTDHMIRVYYLGAETPMKVSEMDAHTDKVVVVQFSNNSDSLRFVSGSRDGTARIWHYQQQEWKSISLDMAARLPGSSVANGDDKTKLVVTMVAWDRADHTIITAVSNFLLKVWNTTTGQLLHVLSGHDDEVFVLEAHPFDSRIMLSAGHDGNIYIWDLTKGAKIRNFFNMIEGQGHGAIYDCKFSADGQHFACTDSHGHLLIFGFGCSRPYEKIPDQMFFHTDYRPLIRDSNNYVLDEQTQQAPHLMPPPFLVDVDGNPHPSHYQRLVPGRENCKEDQLIPQLGYMANSEGELVEQVLGQQTAENRESLLDSLIRQLQNEQDERQNTEQEAEEEEAGDAEEVVASSPTVETRRSGQVDGVWQMQHNALRSQVATERDLLAWSRRVVVNEVPQGTFRVMEECRQAKGDMECSLYNAERRKKPVNCTPKTDLLTSRLRSLRPAKKKQQRHAYQTRSAQVRRPRNRSRNPGNRRNSDSQIDSDSDRDAAEQAEPSDASSDGEAQWQSESSSSDSSSEYSDWTADAGINLQPPKRPTRRPVKPPDYSSSEEEEGEDKANEAKKRENEKRKKPKETKQKPTSSLAGLDAEEWLPPSWIMETIPHRSPFVPQMGDELIYFKQGHQAYVRAVRRAKAYSINPQKQPWNRLNLRDQESVKVVGIKYEVGPPTLCCLKLAFLDPVSGKMTNESFSLKYHDMPDVIDFLVLQQFYNEAKEHNWQPGMRFRSIIDDAWWFGSVEDQEPLQPEYPDSLFQCYAVKWDNGEREKMSPWDMEPIPEEAALPEQVGDGVEVAEEELKALLYTPQEGEWGAHTRDEDCERVIQGIDQLLTLDVAKAFALPVNLRDYPLYCTAVAYPTDLSTIRKRLENRFYRRISALMWEVRYIEHNARTFNEPQSPIVASAKVVTDVLLHYIGDQSCTDILDLYHKLKCEISSGEDEGAELDVDSDTPGTSTGHGGAKRGVSLDVKAWRSQCRELLRRMMVSPDSEPFRQPVDLFEYPDYRDIIDTPMDLGTVSEALVVGNYENPMEFAKDIRLIFSNSKAYTPNKKSQIYTMTLSLSAFFEKHIISIISDFKSALQNERRVRQRLSYRNRLHNGGSSPPISPSPSPKGKHKSGKVSKSKKSQTTKKNRSQRSYQAQHSSSVAEEEDMQPSSPSSGTSSESRNQGPQRVTRSQSTPVKKSGHQRSSHLSNGSRQRHGREALKSDEDEGASGSTSSSSESSSTSSSSSSSSSSSDSENGSDSEMEKYVEGGDHDYSKAPCLSVRLSAKGKVAASGKRKHKGGEEVPQRPKKARVQLPVEEEEEEEEEDEEEEDEEEEEEDEEEEEEEEEEEEQQQQQQKVDVRPEKDEEENEEEDEEEEEEEPEEEEEPEEEEEEEDDEDDDDDDNSDEVQRGAAATAAAATAAANSPRSNQCKSRRVNTRNQGRRTVLYRDDSEDDGHGSKDDPLNLGMSRSGRVRRMTEKARVSHLMGWSH